A genome region from Leptospiraceae bacterium includes the following:
- a CDS encoding caspase family protein, whose amino-acid sequence MSSKNALVIGVSAYEHISPLTNTVNDAEDIAKTLRKLGFAVMLETNPTLTEFEDALENFATSIQYNKDVALFYYSGHGIQVDGKNYLIPKNAELDRETRIKRQTIDLEEVTLKVSEARNELNIFILDACRDNPFAGKFRSVNRGLAEIKKMPPSTYFAYAAAAGQTASDGIEGARNGIFTESFLKVLEEYSSEEIDMIFRKTRSSVLKKTKNVQEPWTNHNLSERHYLIESIVETHGGASTQEQKIPSTPIVETPLPTVGIGRDRSEILNDQPVNNTKKWRIIAVAAIVLSVVGWFGYQQIDLMSKKNTCEKEGRAWNGIICHEKPESTGILEIKTTTEPTKSATNTGLTQEQKEQASIAAEKRAQELAAKKQSCEDNGDTWTGSRCKNKTVTPSGGTKAVGLTWSAYQGAMNWHNAKSKCAGLGMRLPTKDELVALYKSGASWRNAGCSDGICAYWSSTEYSAEGAYTVSMNSGSVSSYGKDHSYYDVRCVR is encoded by the coding sequence ATGTCTTCAAAAAACGCACTAGTCATAGGGGTATCTGCCTACGAACATATCAGCCCGCTTACCAATACTGTAAATGATGCCGAAGACATTGCTAAGACTTTGCGCAAACTAGGATTTGCTGTGATGCTAGAGACCAATCCCACATTGACTGAATTTGAAGATGCTCTGGAAAATTTTGCAACCTCGATTCAATACAATAAAGATGTGGCTTTGTTTTATTATTCTGGGCATGGGATTCAAGTGGATGGGAAAAATTATCTGATTCCGAAAAATGCAGAGCTCGACCGAGAGACTAGAATTAAGAGACAAACCATCGACCTTGAGGAAGTCACACTAAAAGTTAGTGAGGCACGCAATGAGCTAAATATTTTTATACTCGATGCGTGTCGGGACAATCCATTCGCTGGAAAATTCCGCTCCGTAAATCGAGGTCTCGCCGAAATAAAGAAAATGCCACCAAGCACATACTTCGCGTATGCCGCAGCCGCAGGTCAAACTGCAAGTGATGGAATCGAAGGTGCGAGAAACGGAATCTTTACAGAATCTTTCTTAAAAGTTCTAGAAGAATATTCTTCTGAAGAAATAGATATGATATTTCGTAAAACCCGCTCTAGTGTTTTAAAGAAAACAAAGAATGTGCAAGAGCCTTGGACGAATCATAATCTTTCGGAAAGACATTATTTGATTGAATCTATCGTAGAGACGCACGGCGGTGCGTCTACACAAGAACAAAAAATCCCGTCTACACCTATTGTTGAAACGCCATTACCCACCGTAGGAATCGGTCGCGACCGCTCCGAAATTTTAAACGACCAACCGGTTAACAATACTAAAAAATGGAGAATAATCGCAGTTGCCGCAATTGTATTATCCGTTGTTGGCTGGTTTGGGTATCAGCAAATAGATTTAATGTCAAAAAAGAATACCTGTGAAAAAGAGGGTAGAGCTTGGAATGGAATAATTTGTCACGAAAAGCCTGAGTCTACTGGAATATTAGAAATCAAGACAACTACAGAGCCAACCAAGTCGGCGACAAACACGGGTTTAACGCAAGAGCAAAAAGAACAAGCAAGCATCGCGGCGGAGAAACGAGCGCAAGAACTAGCCGCGAAGAAGCAATCCTGTGAGGATAACGGGGATACTTGGACGGGGAGTCGTTGTAAGAATAAAACAGTTACACCGAGTGGAGGAACAAAAGCAGTCGGTTTAACTTGGAGTGCTTACCAAGGTGCGATGAATTGGCACAACGCAAAATCGAAATGTGCAGGTTTAGGAATGAGGTTACCAACGAAGGACGAGCTCGTAGCCTTGTACAAAAGCGGAGCAAGTTGGAGAAATGCAGGGTGTAGCGATGGAATTTGCGCGTACTGGTCATCAACAGAGTATTCCGCTGAGGGTGCGTACACTGTCTCTATGAACAGTGGCAGTGTCAGCAGCTACGGTAAGGATCACTCTTACTATGACGTTAGGTGTGTCCGCTGA
- a CDS encoding alkaline phosphatase family protein gives MKYYIYLTDLTQKRKIRKIKFRILEKANELINLALSISNMSIACGIASLTQSEQAMGGKPTIMFRPIVVKATMGLSERDGGRNIEFGCHPPLDARLTFRKVSYLIYFLLLIFLSNCKKDQGLEWIKRSTISHIDLYLVPNKFNILENDWINIRYHSHFDKQDLIRHLRSYGRTLEDLKNIPELQYLEMGNTIRLNVAKSAHSTSYEYDTSIPIIFYGPNWIEKGKHFDVIHQQHIVPTLSKILKIRNPNGVETKPLDSILKTNSNLPEIIVTIVIDQGGQQYYKAHPEVPVHISEIKKEAAYFINAIVGHVDTETAVGHAAIGTGAYPRKNGIAGNGYLIPSQGKLLKNEIYAIDEISVNPTELLTETLADVLDNEYQNKSEVVSQSYALRASIGMAGHGSSPITGVNYQGDKDMVYWLSNKDLNWNTDNRYYSLPSEALDYNPLKTFKIEYPNGWEGVDFNSKDEISKKWGFLMGNPAETRSEAELFRKVILNNIILKNKHNDGIPDLAYLTIKSTDAVAHQFGFESLQAKETFREADKQVGLIFEFLKKEYGDKFILIITADHGGTPLPEISGGNRYTVREFVSEVNMLLPQDIREKESIIERMSIAQISLNHEIMKHYNISEKQVVEKILKIKVNNKNFFKNVYTKTDLK, from the coding sequence ATGAAATATTATATTTATCTAACTGACCTTACGCAAAAAAGAAAAATTAGGAAAATTAAATTCAGAATATTAGAAAAAGCTAATGAATTAATAAATCTTGCACTGAGTATATCGAATATGTCAATAGCTTGCGGCATAGCAAGTCTTACGCAGAGCGAACAAGCGATGGGTGGAAAGCCCACCATTATGTTCCGACCTATTGTTGTGAAAGCAACAATGGGCTTGAGCGAAAGAGATGGAGGGAGAAACATTGAGTTCGGGTGCCACCCTCCGTTGGACGCTCGGCTCACCTTCCGTAAGGTGAGTTATCTAATATATTTTCTTTTATTGATTTTTTTAAGTAATTGCAAAAAGGATCAAGGATTAGAATGGATTAAACGATCTACAATATCGCATATCGATTTATATTTGGTCCCTAATAAGTTTAATATTTTAGAAAATGATTGGATAAATATAAGATATCACTCACATTTTGATAAGCAAGATCTAATAAGACATTTAAGATCCTACGGTCGCACATTAGAAGATTTAAAGAATATACCAGAGTTACAATATTTGGAAATGGGAAATACGATTCGACTCAATGTAGCGAAATCAGCGCACTCCACTTCTTATGAATATGACACTAGTATTCCTATTATTTTTTATGGTCCGAATTGGATTGAAAAAGGTAAACACTTTGACGTAATTCACCAACAACATATAGTCCCTACTCTCTCTAAAATTTTGAAAATTCGAAATCCGAATGGAGTAGAAACTAAACCTCTCGATTCAATTTTGAAGACTAATAGTAATTTACCGGAAATCATTGTTACAATTGTAATTGACCAAGGTGGACAACAATACTACAAAGCACACCCTGAAGTACCAGTTCATATTTCTGAAATCAAAAAAGAAGCTGCTTATTTTATAAATGCGATAGTCGGACATGTCGATACAGAAACTGCAGTTGGTCATGCTGCCATAGGTACAGGTGCTTATCCCAGAAAAAATGGAATTGCCGGAAATGGATACCTGATTCCTTCCCAAGGCAAACTATTAAAAAATGAAATTTATGCAATCGATGAAATCTCTGTAAATCCGACTGAGTTATTAACAGAAACCTTGGCTGATGTATTGGATAATGAATACCAAAATAAATCAGAAGTGGTAAGTCAAAGTTATGCACTTAGAGCATCCATTGGCATGGCCGGTCACGGGTCTTCACCTATCACAGGAGTAAATTACCAAGGTGATAAGGATATGGTATATTGGTTATCGAATAAGGATTTAAATTGGAATACGGATAATCGATATTATTCTCTACCATCAGAAGCTTTAGACTATAATCCCCTTAAAACTTTTAAAATTGAGTATCCAAATGGTTGGGAAGGTGTTGATTTTAATTCAAAAGATGAGATTTCAAAAAAATGGGGATTTTTGATGGGAAACCCAGCTGAAACACGTTCAGAAGCCGAGTTATTCCGAAAAGTTATTCTAAATAATATCATCCTTAAAAATAAACACAACGATGGAATTCCGGATCTGGCTTATTTAACAATTAAATCAACAGACGCTGTAGCACACCAATTCGGATTCGAATCCCTACAAGCGAAAGAAACTTTTAGGGAAGCTGATAAACAAGTTGGACTTATATTCGAGTTTCTCAAAAAAGAATATGGAGATAAATTTATATTAATCATTACTGCTGACCATGGCGGAACACCCCTTCCTGAAATAAGTGGAGGAAACCGATACACGGTTCGCGAATTTGTATCTGAGGTTAATATGTTATTACCGCAAGATATACGTGAGAAAGAAAGCATAATCGAGCGAATGTCAATTGCTCAAATTTCATTAAATCATGAAATTATGAAACATTACAATATATCTGAAAAACAAGTAGTTGAAAAAATCTTAAAAATAAAAGTAAACAATAAAAATTTTTTTAAAAATGTGTATACCAAAACGGATTTAAAATAA
- a CDS encoding four helix bundle protein, whose protein sequence is MAQYQHLPIYKDAMDFIILLENSSNKMSKLHKYGIGEELRKKSYQVFSLIIRANSVQLKKDILEELRIVLEELKQFLFIAKEIHALPSFGVYKDLMLKLELVSKQNEGWLKSQKMKSNSQNS, encoded by the coding sequence ATGGCACAGTACCAACATTTACCAATATACAAAGATGCAATGGATTTCATTATTTTGCTGGAGAACAGCTCGAATAAAATGAGTAAACTCCATAAGTATGGAATAGGAGAGGAATTACGAAAAAAGTCGTATCAAGTTTTTTCCTTGATAATTCGTGCCAACTCGGTTCAATTGAAAAAAGATATCCTTGAAGAACTTCGAATCGTATTGGAAGAACTAAAACAATTTCTTTTCATTGCAAAAGAAATTCACGCACTTCCATCTTTTGGGGTTTACAAGGATTTAATGCTAAAATTAGAATTGGTAAGCAAACAGAACGAAGGCTGGCTGAAAAGCCAGAAAATGAAATCAAATAGCCAGAATTCTTAA
- a CDS encoding adenosylhomocysteinase encodes MSATTTKTEDFKVRDLSLANWGREEIILAEKEMPGLMAIRKEYGAKKPLAGARIAGSLHMTIQTAVLIETLIALGAEVRWASCNIFSTQDHAAAAIAKAGIPVFAWKGETEEEYWWCTEQTITFANGKGPNMILDDGGDLTYHIHTKHPHLLAEIKGVSEETTTGVVQLMKMMAKGELKIPAINVNDSVTKSKFDNLYGCRESLADGIKRATDVMLAGKLCIVAGFGDVGKGSAASLRNFGARVIITEIDPICALQAAMEGYQVLRMEDIVDKADIVVTATGNNDIVTLEHMKAMKDGAILCNIGHFDTEIQMARLNSMPGTTKKEIKPQVDKYTFPDGKSIIILAEGRLVNLGCATGHPSFVMSNSFSNQVLAQIELYTNTANYPVGVYRLPKHLDEKVAAFHLEQIGVRLTKLTKEQADYLGVSPEGPYKPEHYRY; translated from the coding sequence ATGTCCGCAACAACAACTAAAACAGAAGATTTTAAAGTTAGAGATTTATCTCTCGCCAACTGGGGAAGAGAAGAAATCATTTTAGCTGAAAAGGAAATGCCAGGACTAATGGCAATCAGAAAAGAATATGGCGCAAAAAAGCCATTAGCCGGTGCAAGAATCGCTGGTTCTTTACACATGACAATTCAAACAGCAGTATTGATTGAAACGTTAATTGCTCTTGGTGCGGAAGTTAGATGGGCTTCTTGTAATATCTTTTCAACACAAGACCATGCTGCTGCCGCAATAGCAAAAGCCGGCATACCAGTGTTTGCCTGGAAAGGGGAAACCGAAGAAGAATATTGGTGGTGCACTGAGCAAACCATAACATTCGCAAACGGAAAAGGTCCGAACATGATTTTGGATGACGGTGGTGATTTAACATACCATATCCACACAAAACACCCTCACCTACTTGCTGAAATCAAAGGTGTTTCCGAAGAAACAACTACAGGTGTAGTGCAACTTATGAAGATGATGGCTAAAGGCGAATTAAAAATTCCTGCTATCAACGTGAACGACTCTGTTACCAAATCAAAATTCGACAACCTCTATGGCTGCCGCGAATCTTTAGCGGACGGAATCAAAAGAGCAACTGACGTTATGCTCGCCGGCAAATTATGTATAGTCGCTGGATTTGGTGATGTAGGAAAAGGCTCTGCTGCTTCACTCAGAAATTTTGGTGCACGTGTAATCATCACTGAGATCGATCCAATCTGTGCTCTTCAAGCTGCAATGGAAGGATACCAAGTTCTTCGCATGGAAGACATCGTTGATAAGGCAGACATCGTAGTAACCGCTACTGGAAACAACGACATCGTTACTCTTGAACACATGAAAGCAATGAAAGACGGTGCAATTCTTTGTAACATCGGTCACTTCGACACAGAAATCCAAATGGCTCGTTTGAATTCTATGCCAGGAACAACCAAAAAAGAAATCAAACCACAAGTGGACAAATATACTTTCCCTGACGGCAAATCGATCATTATCCTCGCAGAAGGTCGTCTTGTGAATTTAGGTTGTGCAACTGGACATCCTTCTTTTGTAATGTCTAACTCTTTTTCAAACCAGGTATTAGCTCAAATCGAACTCTATACGAATACAGCAAATTATCCTGTAGGCGTTTACCGTTTACCAAAACACCTCGATGAGAAAGTAGCTGCATTCCACTTAGAGCAAATCGGTGTTAGACTCACAAAGTTAACAAAAGAACAAGCAGACTATTTAGGAGTATCTCCAGAAGGTCCTTACAAGCCAGAGCATTATCGATATTAA
- a CDS encoding PIN domain-containing protein, producing the protein MRIIVDTNIWIDFLAGKEEVRELKSLVSDLKVLRHIWVESELRVASIPKPEVFFGYYKQIPETIFVNYEILFQFIQKEKLTGKGLSFIDIGLYASAKMGGHLIWTNDRNLKKFCEIKKVSYKG; encoded by the coding sequence GTGAGAATCATAGTAGATACAAATATCTGGATTGATTTCCTCGCAGGAAAAGAAGAAGTTCGAGAATTAAAATCACTAGTCTCTGACTTAAAAGTCCTACGTCATATCTGGGTCGAATCAGAATTACGCGTTGCTAGTATTCCAAAGCCAGAAGTATTTTTTGGCTATTATAAACAAATTCCAGAAACCATTTTCGTCAATTATGAAATTCTTTTTCAATTCATCCAAAAAGAAAAACTGACAGGTAAAGGTTTGAGTTTTATTGATATAGGACTGTATGCCTCTGCGAAAATGGGTGGTCACTTAATTTGGACAAACGACCGAAATCTAAAGAAATTTTGTGAAATTAAAAAAGTATCATATAAAGGCTAA
- a CDS encoding ferredoxin family protein, with protein MSHIVTENCLDCKYTNCAAVCPVEAFREGPDILYIDPDSCIDCGACIAECPVEAIFPDYEVPNKSKGYIQLNADESKKYPIIINNKRPLKGERCIDTKK; from the coding sequence ATGTCACATATAGTAACTGAAAATTGTCTAGATTGTAAATACACTAATTGCGCAGCAGTGTGTCCTGTGGAAGCCTTCCGAGAAGGGCCTGATATTTTATACATTGATCCAGATTCCTGCATTGATTGCGGAGCTTGTATCGCAGAGTGTCCAGTAGAAGCAATTTTTCCAGACTACGAAGTTCCGAATAAATCGAAAGGCTACATCCAGTTAAACGCTGATGAATCCAAGAAATATCCAATCATTATAAATAACAAACGACCATTAAAAGGAGAACGCTGCATAGACACTAAAAAATAA
- a CDS encoding metalloregulator ArsR/SmtB family transcription factor — MTTIEKTKAMQAKAILNALKSVSDETRIRIINILSFGSFNVNEITDVLEMGQSRISRHLKILHDAGLLQSHREGTWVYYKLPEESTSANEFAFDINQLILSHKEDLPHRETDQQKVAILLKNREDKSTRYFNKVGKNWDRIQEEVLNPEIYRNQILSYLPAKSETILDLGCGPGGLFPYLLKKSKQVIGIDSSEKMLEEARKTFSNQKRVKIVEAPLENLPFKTNSADAVVASMVLHHISNPPLVLQEANRVLKTKGSLCIVDLKKHDKEFMRDTYADLWLGFNPDLLTEWLRAANFEIKEIIEQETHSYFKIIAIKATKKGGHHVRNNN; from the coding sequence ATGACAACGATAGAAAAAACCAAGGCAATGCAAGCAAAAGCGATTTTAAATGCTTTAAAATCAGTCTCAGATGAGACACGCATTCGTATTATCAATATTCTTTCGTTTGGGTCGTTTAATGTAAATGAAATCACGGATGTATTGGAAATGGGTCAGTCTCGAATTTCCAGGCATTTAAAAATTTTGCACGACGCAGGACTTTTGCAATCTCACAGAGAAGGAACATGGGTTTATTATAAACTACCAGAAGAGTCTACAAGTGCAAATGAATTCGCCTTCGACATCAATCAATTAATCCTATCGCATAAAGAAGATTTGCCGCATAGAGAAACAGACCAACAAAAAGTTGCTATTCTTTTGAAAAACAGAGAAGACAAAAGTACTCGTTACTTTAATAAAGTAGGAAAAAATTGGGATCGAATCCAAGAAGAAGTATTAAATCCAGAAATTTATAGAAATCAAATTTTATCCTATCTTCCTGCTAAGTCCGAAACTATATTAGATTTAGGTTGTGGACCAGGCGGATTATTTCCTTATCTCTTAAAAAAATCAAAGCAGGTAATCGGCATTGACTCCTCGGAGAAAATGTTAGAAGAAGCAAGAAAAACTTTTTCCAATCAAAAGAGAGTCAAGATCGTAGAAGCACCTTTAGAAAATTTACCATTCAAAACAAACTCCGCAGACGCAGTAGTAGCCTCTATGGTGCTTCATCATATTTCCAATCCCCCACTCGTTTTGCAAGAGGCAAATCGTGTTTTAAAAACCAAAGGTTCTCTTTGTATTGTAGATTTAAAAAAACACGACAAAGAATTTATGAGAGACACTTACGCCGACCTTTGGCTAGGGTTTAATCCTGATTTACTCACAGAATGGTTACGTGCAGCAAACTTCGAAATAAAAGAAATCATCGAACAAGAAACGCATTCATATTTTAAAATTATCGCAATCAAAGCAACTAAAAAAGGAGGACATCATGTCCGCAACAACAACTAA
- the metH gene encoding methionine synthase: protein MTTTKPKIEDLLKERILVLDGAMGTMIQRYPLTEEDFRGERFKDHPFPLKGNNDLLCITRPDIIEAIHTEFLEAGANIIETCTFSCSKISQADYKLEHLVRELNIAGVKVARAAIDKFQAKNPDHPCFLAGAFGPTTRTASMSPDVNNPAYRATSFDELVEVFYEQVDALMEGGVDLLLPETIIDTLNLKAAIFAIEKCFKERGVRVPISISVTITDKSGRTLSGQTVEAFWNSIAHARPMSVGINCALGAEDMRPYIEDLANVAGTHISCYPNAGLPNAFGGYDQTPEEFGHHMHDFATQGWLNIAGGCCGTTPGHIKAVAQAVKGLKPHVPAKPEEVTRLSGLEPLNITPDKGFLMVGERTNVTGSPKFKNMILAGDLEGAVAVALQQVQNGANIIDVNFDEALLDGEKFMTEFLNLLASEPEISRVPIMIDSSKWSVIEAGLKCVQGKAIVNSISMKEGEEKFIENAKLVRLYGASVIVMAFDEQGQAATKADKVRICQRAYKLLTEKVGFPPSDIIFDPNILTVATGIEEHNNYAMDFIEATREIKATCPHAKVSGGVSNISFSFRGNNPVREAMHSVFLYYAIKAGMDMGIVNAGMLSVYEEIPKDLLELVEDVILNRRPDATERLINFAESVKAATGDKTQQVKDDAWRKEPVAARLSHALVKGIVEFIDEDAEEARKNYARTLEVIEGPLMDGMRVVGELFGAGKMFLPQVVKSARVMKKAVAYLLPFMEAEKAANSDTSAREKILMATVKGDVHDIGKNIVGVVLACNNYEVIDLGVMVPTDRILREAKEHKVSAIGLSGLITPSLDEMVHVAKEMEREGFKIPLLIGGATTSPAHTAVKIAEQYSEPVVHVLDASRVVNVMNELLNPEAKTKYVSDVRKDQARLREQYLNRNAERNNLTLENARRNKPVYDWKTQEIAKPSFIGKKIFADFSLAELVPFIDWSPFFHTWELRGRYPDIFQDEVVGKQAQDLFNDAQVLLKDIVDNKRFTAKAIIGMFPANSVGDDIEVYEDETRTKILTKFHTLRQQMSKPEGQFNYALADYIAPKESGRIDYIGGFAVTSGHGADEFEKLFEDKHDDYNSIMAKALADRLAEAFAECMHKYARDEWGFGKNENLSNAELIKEKYRGIRPAAGYPASPDHTEKGILWDLLDVEKEVGIKLTESYAMWPGSSVSGLYFSHPDSKYFAVGKIGKDQITDYAIRKNWEIQVVEKWLSPYLDY, encoded by the coding sequence ATGACAACAACAAAACCAAAAATCGAAGACCTACTCAAAGAAAGAATTCTCGTGCTCGACGGAGCAATGGGAACTATGATCCAACGTTATCCGCTCACAGAAGAAGATTTTCGTGGCGAAAGATTCAAAGATCATCCCTTCCCCTTAAAAGGAAATAATGACCTACTCTGTATTACCCGCCCGGATATAATTGAAGCGATTCATACGGAATTTTTAGAAGCAGGTGCGAACATTATTGAAACTTGTACATTTAGTTGCTCTAAGATATCGCAAGCAGACTACAAGCTAGAACATCTTGTTAGAGAATTGAATATTGCCGGTGTTAAAGTGGCGCGTGCGGCTATAGACAAATTCCAAGCTAAAAATCCAGACCATCCTTGTTTTCTTGCCGGTGCATTCGGTCCAACTACACGCACTGCCTCTATGTCGCCTGACGTTAATAATCCAGCTTACCGCGCTACTAGCTTTGATGAACTCGTAGAAGTTTTTTATGAACAAGTAGATGCTCTCATGGAAGGCGGTGTTGACTTACTCCTTCCTGAAACTATCATTGACACACTCAACTTGAAAGCAGCCATTTTCGCTATTGAAAAATGCTTTAAAGAGCGCGGAGTTCGTGTTCCTATCTCTATCTCTGTTACGATTACAGATAAATCAGGAAGAACTCTTTCGGGTCAAACTGTAGAAGCATTTTGGAATTCTATTGCCCATGCAAGACCAATGAGTGTTGGAATTAACTGTGCGTTAGGCGCTGAAGATATGCGTCCGTATATTGAGGACCTTGCCAATGTAGCAGGAACGCATATTAGTTGTTATCCGAACGCAGGTTTGCCAAATGCTTTTGGTGGATATGACCAGACTCCAGAAGAATTTGGACATCATATGCACGATTTTGCAACACAGGGCTGGCTGAATATCGCCGGTGGTTGTTGTGGAACTACTCCGGGTCATATTAAAGCAGTAGCCCAAGCGGTTAAAGGACTTAAGCCGCACGTCCCTGCAAAGCCAGAAGAAGTCACAAGACTTTCTGGACTTGAGCCATTAAACATTACCCCAGACAAAGGATTTCTCATGGTAGGCGAGAGAACTAACGTTACAGGCTCCCCTAAATTCAAAAACATGATTCTTGCCGGCGACCTAGAAGGTGCAGTAGCAGTTGCGCTACAACAAGTGCAAAATGGTGCCAACATCATCGATGTAAACTTTGACGAAGCCTTGTTAGACGGCGAAAAATTCATGACTGAATTTTTAAACCTACTTGCTTCAGAGCCTGAAATTTCTCGTGTTCCAATTATGATTGATAGTTCTAAATGGTCGGTCATTGAAGCGGGACTGAAGTGTGTTCAGGGCAAAGCGATAGTAAACTCTATCAGCATGAAAGAAGGCGAAGAAAAATTTATCGAAAACGCCAAGCTTGTTCGACTCTACGGAGCCAGTGTAATCGTAATGGCATTTGACGAACAAGGACAAGCCGCAACTAAAGCAGACAAAGTTCGTATCTGCCAGAGAGCCTACAAGCTGTTAACCGAAAAAGTTGGATTTCCTCCTAGCGATATTATTTTTGACCCCAACATTCTTACTGTTGCAACTGGAATTGAGGAACATAATAATTATGCAATGGACTTCATTGAAGCGACACGCGAAATCAAAGCTACTTGTCCACACGCAAAAGTGAGTGGCGGTGTGAGTAATATTTCGTTTTCGTTCAGAGGAAATAACCCAGTTCGAGAAGCAATGCATTCTGTATTTTTATACTATGCAATTAAAGCTGGAATGGATATGGGAATCGTAAATGCGGGAATGCTTTCCGTATATGAAGAAATTCCAAAAGATTTACTCGAACTAGTAGAAGATGTAATTCTAAATCGTCGTCCTGATGCAACCGAAAGACTTATTAATTTTGCAGAATCCGTTAAAGCGGCAACTGGTGATAAGACGCAACAAGTGAAAGACGATGCTTGGAGAAAAGAGCCAGTAGCCGCTAGACTTTCTCACGCTCTTGTAAAAGGAATTGTAGAATTCATAGACGAAGACGCAGAAGAAGCCAGAAAGAATTATGCAAGAACACTCGAAGTAATCGAAGGTCCTCTCATGGACGGAATGCGAGTCGTAGGAGAATTGTTCGGAGCGGGTAAGATGTTTTTACCGCAAGTCGTAAAGAGCGCACGGGTAATGAAAAAAGCAGTAGCCTACCTACTCCCATTTATGGAAGCGGAAAAAGCAGCAAACTCCGATACATCCGCTCGTGAGAAAATTCTTATGGCTACTGTTAAAGGAGACGTTCACGATATTGGTAAAAATATCGTAGGTGTAGTATTAGCTTGTAACAACTACGAAGTAATTGATCTTGGAGTCATGGTTCCAACAGATAGAATTTTACGAGAAGCAAAAGAGCATAAAGTGAGTGCCATCGGCTTATCGGGATTAATCACACCTTCTCTTGACGAAATGGTTCACGTAGCTAAAGAAATGGAACGCGAAGGATTCAAAATTCCTTTACTGATAGGTGGTGCAACAACAAGTCCCGCTCACACTGCTGTAAAAATTGCCGAACAATACTCAGAGCCAGTAGTTCACGTATTGGATGCATCTCGTGTTGTAAACGTAATGAACGAACTTTTAAATCCAGAGGCTAAGACAAAGTATGTGTCAGACGTTCGTAAAGACCAAGCAAGACTTAGAGAACAATACTTAAACAGAAATGCAGAGCGAAATAATTTGACTCTGGAAAATGCTCGTCGAAATAAACCAGTTTACGATTGGAAAACGCAAGAAATTGCAAAGCCATCTTTTATTGGAAAGAAAATTTTCGCAGACTTCTCTCTTGCTGAGTTAGTTCCTTTTATCGACTGGTCTCCCTTCTTTCATACTTGGGAACTAAGAGGTCGTTACCCCGACATTTTCCAAGATGAAGTGGTAGGAAAACAAGCGCAGGATTTATTCAACGATGCCCAAGTTTTACTGAAAGACATTGTGGATAACAAACGTTTTACCGCAAAAGCGATCATAGGAATGTTCCCTGCGAATAGTGTGGGCGATGATATAGAAGTTTACGAAGACGAAACTCGCACAAAAATTCTAACGAAATTTCATACGCTCAGACAACAAATGTCTAAGCCAGAAGGACAATTTAATTATGCGTTAGCCGACTACATTGCTCCAAAAGAATCAGGAAGAATTGATTATATTGGTGGGTTTGCGGTTACATCTGGACATGGAGCAGACGAATTCGAAAAACTTTTTGAAGACAAACACGATGACTACAATTCCATCATGGCGAAAGCGTTAGCAGATAGACTTGCAGAAGCATTCGCAGAGTGTATGCATAAGTATGCGCGAGACGAATGGGGATTTGGAAAAAATGAAAATCTTTCCAATGCTGAGTTAATCAAAGAAAAATACAGAGGCATTCGTCCTGCTGCTGGGTATCCAGCAAGTCCCGATCACACCGAAAAAGGAATTCTTTGGGATTTACTAGACGTAGAAAAGGAAGTTGGAATCAAACTCACGGAAAGTTATGCGATGTGGCCTGGAAGTTCCGTCAGTGGACTCTATTTTTCTCATCCTGATTCAAAGTATTTTGCAGTAGGTAAAATTGGAAAAGACCAAATCACTGATTATGCAATACGAAAAAATTGGGAAATCCAAGTTGTAGAAAAATGGTTGTCACCTTATTTAGATTATTAA
- a CDS encoding type II toxin-antitoxin system VapB family antitoxin: MRTTIILSEDLINKAVLETGITEKTKLIHMGLELLIQQKAMEKLSNLYGSAPKLKHIPRERKQK; encoded by the coding sequence ATGAGAACTACAATTATACTATCTGAAGATTTAATCAACAAAGCAGTGTTAGAAACTGGAATCACAGAAAAAACAAAGCTAATTCATATGGGTTTAGAACTACTCATCCAACAAAAAGCAATGGAAAAGCTTTCTAATCTCTATGGATCTGCACCCAAACTAAAACATATTCCAAGAGAGAGAAAACAAAAATAG